In one window of Dromaius novaehollandiae isolate bDroNov1 chromosome W, bDroNov1.hap1, whole genome shotgun sequence DNA:
- the CIMIP2B gene encoding ciliary microtubule inner protein 2B: protein MATAFSPKMSQVLMTPEPHYIPGYTGYCPHYKFSVGKTYGQQTSQLLTSLEVPRSCQMVLQPTRWSCQGTEPQDLLGEPEACWGAGTQPLSSIVIPGYTGFIPRAQHFFAKTYSEICKEARSDFAEQRLRAASKVQACLKTQLLPQDPTQESDPQHSPYSMEDDDPQKYFISGFTGFVPRARFLIGTGYPITTNRALLEFSQMVLKRGDRTETKKGSTILPPLGKTYPVETGLLPHYAGYVPGYKFQFGHTYGHLTHNVLGLSTLEKQVPD from the exons ATGGCCACAGCCTTTTCCCCGAAGATGAGCCAGGTCCTGATGACTCCTGAGCCCCACTACATCCctgg CTACACTGGTTACTGCCCTCACTACAAGTTCAGCGTGGGGAAGACTTACGGCCAACAGACGTCCCAGCTCCTGACCAGTTTGGAGGTCCCGCGCTCCTGCCAGATGGTGCTGCAGCCGACTCGCTGGTCCTGCCAAGGCACTGAACCCCAAGACCTGCTGGgggagccagaagcctgctggGGGGCAGGCACTCAGCCCCTGAGCTCCATTGTCATCCCTGGATATACAG GATTCATCCCCAGAGCCCAGCACTTCTTTGCCAAGACCTACTCTGAGATCTGCAAGGAGGCCAGGAGCGACTTTgctgagcagaggctgagagctgCCAGCAAGGTGCAGGCTTGCCTGAAGACACAGCTGCTGCCACAGGACCCCACACAGGAGAGTGAT CCACAGCACTCCCCCTACTCCATGGAGGATGATGacccacaaaaatatttcatctcaG GCTTCACAGGCTTTGTGCCCCGTGCCCGATTCCTGATTGGGACAGGCTACCCGATAACTACCAACCGGGCCCTGCTTGAGTTTAGCCAGATGGTCCTGAAGAGAGGTGACAGGACTGAGACCAAGAAAGGCAGCACCATCCTCCCACCCCTGGGAAAGACCTACCCAGTGGAGACGGGCCTGCTACCTCACTACGCGGGCTATGTCCCAG GTTACAAGTTCCAGTTTGGCCATACTTACGGCCACCTTACTCACAACGTCCTCGGCCTGAGCACCCTCGAGAAGCAGGTGCCAGACTAA
- the LOC112988027 gene encoding AP-4 complex accessory subunit RUSC2 isoform X1, with translation MDSPPKLTGETLIVHHIPLVHCQVPDRQCCSVNKRTNPFCQPELGITRTSVLPDRDLSQTDSLVYSSFLQTSETSAEASDNKEGKARNLIVPSVSKRHNPFLLNEGEDLSIFGDDLGQKSFHLHNSLVSGKPPFHLHELSLPPFHLHDSNHIVKSWNMASRSGVVDGQEDKISSDDVQKRNNVNRCRQASERMELDECSCRRGSSSSFSFDGGDQEWNQNTGEALRNQDALHSRTCSCSSSELQHCRCYSSSSQSEVTDQQMGYISDSSCNSSDGVLVNFSALYNKMNGHSRSNLNSANLSCDSSFCSHSDTGAFYLDLHSSPTESKMSCESHHPESSGKVCGCHHSSSPVLDANCNSYHLHCEPCTSESSDLTACFQSQARLVVATQNYYKLVTCDLSSQSSPSPAGSSITSCSEDHTKGSPAQPSEYYLFRRPDLRQEESNAECSEAETKGETTQNMIEGQVYVNVSPPNLNTGRQRSRSYDQNLDRSPSSRLGSLERMVSCPVKLSESPAIPIQSSPPKRVTSFAELAKGRRKNGSSPPLRSSGDSSLEFSPIPETQRDCPTFLEERARRSQSLPPMPFVHGLNRSCEGFCLDHTFGDGQALRSTKDLGSSETIPGGRGAGEQASLSLLTEADASCSGSSASGCGQRDVRVRADGGGTDSKPVVRYSKDQRPTTLPIQPFVFQHHFSKPPKARALHSHFASSLSQLYSLASNRPANQQTSSNSQSSASATSAERSVVAGSQAHSTLLTQRSADGAASLNDGCIKKPAPETTRPSPLGSYSPVRCNVPFFQSVDSSSSSPTAERAGESQPPRSRSCPISASLLPTRSSPAVSARQPAQATKADTMRQKENPKPVPKKEAPLEPSPPLSEYRLHSGSLLPLSVGGMHMSRVGGHAEPHWRSGSETSSSSSLSNMGIRPVNANHLSPQALKWREYRRRNPLGLDRVSGLPGLAGSLDKRQQEPRLNRGNPIFEFPGTLNTSQFHCRLNGQSMRQLQLTYTDFFPDYFSLAEKPPAEFCLSPDGNTESISIDLLQKKGLVKAINTAVDLIVAHFGTSRDPGVKAKLGNSSVSPNVGHLILKYLCPAVRDILSDGLKAYVLDMIIGQRRNIPWSVVEASTQLGPSTKLLHSLYSKISQYTELTNHTMRFNAFIFGLLNIRSLEFWFNHLYNHEDIILAHYQPVGFLCLSHSVCQPLFEELLLLLQPLSLLPFNLDLLFEHHLMQMGKEQQQQKELLRVKQDLLLSAHSTLQLMRTRGSSEDPDGCSTAPEACKAGARDGDVSPGHSPDQVASERVKGVGASCGDGDREEEKRKVRDSTWEGKKDKQAGWWYQLMQSSQIYIEGSAEGSKFIRYEKKKKALSAVPRSAETRKVPPPREGVVEGAEACPIAEGTLEERPKAASRPSPEAVAEPPEKTQQVPASEEVKERSWPFWMGSPPDSVLTELKRSKEKETGTQQRPGAAAAAPQEESSSSASESSQPIKWGHLFGSRKMQKEPRQPNRLPSGWLSLDKSVFQLVAQTVGASMWREAAPEPEPQRTEPPEVSPEQRPTRGLSPNPPCEVKALCHHIATEAGQLSFNKGDILQVISKVDGDWLQCSLGSERGLVPIMYVTHPEDEDY, from the exons ATGGATAGTCCACCCAAGCTGACTGGTGAAACACTGATTGTCCATCACATTCCCCTGGTGCATTGCCAGGTCCCTGACAGACAGTGCTGCTCTGTGAACAAAAGGACCAACCCCTTCTGCCAGCCAGAGCTAGGCATCACACGGACCTCTGTCCTTCCAGACAGAGACCTTTCACAGACTGACTCCTTGGTGTACAGCAGCTTTCTCCAAACCTCGGAAACCTCAGCAGAGGCCTCAGACAACAAAGAAGGCAAAGCAAGGAACTTGATTGTCCCTAGCGTCAGTAAGAGGCACAACCCTTTCCTGCTGAATGAGGGTGAAGACCTCAGCATCTTTGGGGATGACTTGGGTCAAAAATCTTTCCACCTTCATAACTCCCTTGTGTCTGGCAAACCTCCCTTTCACCTGCACGAGCTGTCCTTGCCCCCTTTCCACCTCCATGACTCCAACCACATTGTGAAGTCCTGGAACATGGCCAGTCGGTCTGGTGTGGTGGATGGGCAAGAGGACAAAATCAGCAGTGATGATGTCCAGAAGAGGAACAATGTCAACCGGTGCCGCCAGGCCTCAGAACGCATGGAGCTGGATGAATGCAGCTGCCGTCGTGGGAGCTCTTCCAGCTTCTCGTTTGATGGTGGCGACCAGGAATGGAACCAGAACACCGGTGAAGCACTGAGGAATCAGGATGCTCTGCACAGCCGGACATGCAGCTGTTCCAGCTCAGAGCTCCAGCACTGTCGGTGCTACAGTTCATCGAGTCAGTCAGAAGTGACTGACCAACAGATGGGCTACATCAGTGACTCTTCCTGCAACAGCTCCGATGGAGTGCTGGTAAACTTCAGTGCTCTCTACAACAAAATGAATGGCCATTCTCGGTCTAACTTGAATTCAGCCAACCTGTCCTGTGACTCTTCCTTCTGCAGCCACTCAGACACAGGGGCTTTTTACCTGGATTTGCATTCATCACCCACGGAATCCAAGATGTCTTGTGAGTCACATCATCCAGAGAGTTCAGGGAAGGTGTGTGGATGTCACCACTCTTCCTCACCTGTCCTTGATGCTAACTGCAACTCCTACCACCTCCACTGTGAGCCTTGCACTTCAGAAAGCTCAGATCTCACTGCCTGCTTCCAGAGCCAAGCACGGCTCGTTGTGGCCACTCAGAATTATTATAAGTTAGTCACGTGTGACTTGTCTTCCCAGTCATCCCCTAGCCCAGCAGGGTCTTCCATAACTAGCTGCTCAGAAGACCACACCAAAGgtagcccagctcagcccagtgAATACTACCTGTTTAGAAGGCCTGACCTGAGACAAGAAGAAAGCAATGCAGAATGCAGTGAAGCGGAGACAAAGGGAGAAACCACACAGAATATGATTGAGGGTCAGGTCTATGTAAATGTGTCACCACCTAACCTCAACACAGGCCGGCAGCGCTCCAGGAGCTATGATCAGAACCTGGACAGGAGTCCTAGCAGCCGGCTGGGCTCTCTGGAGCGCATGGTGAGCTGTCCCGTTAAGTTGAGTGAAAGTCCAGCAATACCCATCCAGAGTTCTCCCCCAAAGCGAGTGACATCTTTTGCTGAGCTGGCTAAAGGCAGGAGAAAGAACGGCTCTTCCCCACCTCTCCGATCCAGTGGTGATTCCTCCTTGGAGTTCTCCCCTATTCCTGAGACACAGCGGGATTGCCCAACCTTCCTTGAAGAAAGAGCTCGCCGCAGCCAGAGTCTTCCACCCATGCCCTTCGTCCATGGCTTGAACCGGAGCTGTGAGGGCTTCTGCTTGGATCACACCTTTGGAGATGGCCAGGCTTTGCGTTCCACAAAAGACTTAGGCTCCAGTGAGACCATCCCTGGTGGGCGGGGGGCAGGTGAGCAagcctctctctccctgctcacGGAGGCTGATGCCAGCTGCTCAGGTAGCTCTGCCAGTGGCTGCGGACAAAGAGATGTTAGAGTTCGAGCAGACG GTGGTGGCACAGACAGCAAACCTGTGGTACGCTACAGCAAGGACCAGCGTCCCACGACTCTGCCTATCCAGCCCTTCGTTTTCCAACACCATTTCAGCAAGCCACCCAAGGCACGTGCCCTGCACAGCCATTTTGCCTCTAGCCTTTCTCAACTCTACAGTTTGGCCAGCAACCGGCCTGCCAACCAGCAGACCTCCTCCAATTCCCAGTCCTCAGCCTCAGCCACCTCAGCAGAGCGGTCAGTGGTGGCAGGGAGCCAAGCTCACAGCACACTCCTGACCCAGCGCTCAGCAGATGGAGCTGCCTCTCTCAATGATGGCTGCATTAAGAAGCCTGCCCCTGAAACAACTCGGCCATCCCCCTTGGGGAGTTACTCTCCTGTGCGATGCAATGTGCCTTTCTTCCAGAGTGTggactcctcctcttcctcgcccaCTGCAGAGAGAGCTGGAGAGAGCCAGCCTCCCAGGAGCAGGTCCTGTCCCATCTCTGCCAGCCTGCTTCCCACGAGGTCTTCCCCAGCTGTCAGTGCCAGGCAACCTGCCCAGGCCACCAAAGCTGATACCATGAGGCAAAAGGAGAACCCCAAGCCAGTTCCCAAGAAGGAGGCACCGCTGGAGCCAAGCCCGCCACTCTCTGAGTACCGACTCCACAGTgggtccctcctgcccctctcagtGGGTGGTATGCACATGAGCAGAGTGGGAGGCCATGCAGAGCCCCACTGGAGGAGTGGCAGCGAGACCAGCAGCTCTAGTTCCCTGAGCAACATGGGCATACGGCCTGTCAATG CAAACCACCTATCCCCTCAAGCACTGAAGTGGCGGGAGTACAGGCGGAGAAACCCCCTGGGCCTGGACCGCGTTTCAGGGCTGCCTGGCTTAGCAGGCAGCCTAGACAAGAGGCAGCAAGAGCCCCGGCTGAACCGGGGGAACCCCATCTTTGAGTTCCCTGGCACTCTCAACACCAGCCAGTTCCACTGCAGGCTGAACG GACAGTCTATGAGGCAACTCCAGCTTACCTACACTGACTTCTTCCCTGACTACTTCTCATTAGCGGAGAAACCCCCTGCTGAGTTCTGCCTCTCCCCAGATGGCAACACAGAGTCTATCTCCATCGACTTGCTGCAGAAGAAGG GTCTGGTGAAGGCAATCAACACTGCTGTTGACCTGATTGTGGCTCACTTTGGAACAAGCAGGGACCCAGGGGTGAAG GCCAAGCTTGGGAACAGCTCCGTGAGCCCCAACGTGGGGCATCTCATCTTGAAATATCTGTGCCCTGCTGTCCGGGACATCCTGAGTGACGGGCTGAAGGCTTATGTCCTGGATATGATCATTGGCCAGAGGAGAAACATCCCCTGGAGCGTGGTAGAGGCATCTACCCAGCTGG GCCCCTCCACCAAGTTGCTGCACAGCCTCTACAGCAAGATCAGCCAGTACACAGAGTTGACCAACCACACCATGAGGTTCAATGCGTTCATCTTTGGCCTTCTCAA tatCCGGTCCTTGGAGTTCTGGTTCAACCACCTCTACAACCATGAAG ATATCATCCTGGCACACTACCAACCGGTAGGCTTCTTGTGCCTATCTCACAGTGTGTGCCAGCCTCTTTTTGAggagcttctgctgctgctccagcctctctctctgctgccctTCAACCTAGACCTCCTTTTTGAGCACCACCTGATGCAGATGGGCAaagagcagcaacagcaaaaggaGTTGCTGCGTGTGAAACAGGACCTGCTGCTTTCTGCACACTCCACCCTGCAGCTCATGCGGACGAGAGGCAGCAGCGAAGATCCTGATGGCTGCAGCACTGCCCCTGAGGCGTGTAAAGCAGGTGCTAGAGATGGTGATGTGTCACCAGGCCACAGCCCCGACCAAGTTGCAAGCGAGAGAGTCAAGGGGGTGGGGGCCTCCTGTGGAGACGGCgacagggaggaagagaagagaaaggtgCGAGACAGCAcatgggaggggaagaaagaCAAGCAGGCAGGCTGGTGGTACCAGCTTATGCAGAGCTCCCAGATTTACATTGAAGGCTCAGCTGAAGGCTCAAAGTTTATCCGctatgaaaagaagaagaaggctTTGAGTGCTGTGCCCAGGTCAGCTGAGACTCGCAAGGTACCGCCTCCCCGTGAAGGGGTGGTGGAGGGCGCAGAGGCCTGCCCAATTGCCGAGGGCACCTTGGAGGAGAGGCCCAAGGCTGCCAGCAGGCCAAGCCCTGAGGCTGTGGCAGAGCCTCCAGAAAAGACCCAGCAAGTACCAGCCAGTGAAGAGGTCAAGGAACGAAGCTGGCCCTTCTGGATGGGAAGCCCCCCAGATTCAGTGCTTACAGAGCTGAAGCGCAGCAAGGAGAAAGAGACTGGGACTCAGCAAAGAccgggggcagcagcagcagccccccaagaggagagcagcagcagtgcaTCGGAGAGCAGCCAGCCCATCAAGTGGGGACACTTGTTTGGGTCCAGGAAGATGCAGAAAGAGCCCAGACAGCCCAACAG GTTGCCCTCTGGCTGGCTAAGCTTGGACAAGTCTGTGTTCCAGCTGGTGGCCCAGACAGTTGGGGCAAGCATGTGGCGAGAAGCAGCCCCTGAGCCGGAGCCCCAACGGACGGAGCCACCTGAAGTGTCACCTGAACAGCGACCGACTCGGGGGCTGTCTCCCAACCCTCCCTG tgAAGTGAAAGCTCTTTGCCATCACATTGCCACTGAGGCAGGACAGCTGAGCTTCAACAAAGGGGACATCCTGCAGGTCATTTCCAAGGTGGATGGTGACTGGCTGCAGTGCAGCCTCGGCTCCGAGAGGGGACTGGTGCCCATCATGTATGTCACCCACCCAGAGGACGAGGACTATTGA
- the LOC112988027 gene encoding AP-4 complex accessory subunit RUSC2 isoform X2: MDSPPKLTGETLIVHHIPLVHCQVPDRQCCSVNKRTNPFCQPELGITRTSVLPDRDLSQTDSLVYSSFLQTSETSAEASDNKEGKARNLIVPSVSKRHNPFLLNEGEDLSIFGDDLGQKSFHLHNSLVSGKPPFHLHELSLPPFHLHDSNHIVKSWNMASRSGVVDGQEDKISSDDVQKRNNVNRCRQASERMELDECSCRRGSSSSFSFDGGDQEWNQNTGEALRNQDALHSRTCSCSSSELQHCRCYSSSSQSEVTDQQMGYISDSSCNSSDGVLVNFSALYNKMNGHSRSNLNSANLSCDSSFCSHSDTGAFYLDLHSSPTESKMSCESHHPESSGKVCGCHHSSSPVLDANCNSYHLHCEPCTSESSDLTACFQSQARLVVATQNYYKLVTCDLSSQSSPSPAGSSITSCSEDHTKGSPAQPSEYYLFRRPDLRQEESNAECSEAETKGETTQNMIEGQVYVNVSPPNLNTGRQRSRSYDQNLDRSPSSRLGSLERMVSCPVKLSESPAIPIQSSPPKRVTSFAELAKGRRKNGSSPPLRSSGDSSLEFSPIPETQRDCPTFLEERARRSQSLPPMPFVHGLNRSCEGFCLDHTFGDGQALRSTKDLGSSETIPGGRGAGEQASLSLLTEADASCSGSSASGCGQRDVRVRADGGGTDSKPVVRYSKDQRPTTLPIQPFVFQHHFSKPPKARALHSHFASSLSQLYSLASNRPANQQTSSNSQSSASATSAERSVVAGSQAHSTLLTQRSADGAASLNDGCIKKPAPETTRPSPLGSYSPVRCNVPFFQSVDSSSSSPTAERAGESQPPRSRSCPISASLLPTRSSPAVSARQPAQATKADTMRQKENPKPVPKKEAPLEPSPPLSEYRLHSGSLLPLSVGGMHMSRVGGHAEPHWRSGSETSSSSSLSNMGIRPVNGQSMRQLQLTYTDFFPDYFSLAEKPPAEFCLSPDGNTESISIDLLQKKGLVKAINTAVDLIVAHFGTSRDPGVKAKLGNSSVSPNVGHLILKYLCPAVRDILSDGLKAYVLDMIIGQRRNIPWSVVEASTQLGPSTKLLHSLYSKISQYTELTNHTMRFNAFIFGLLNIRSLEFWFNHLYNHEDIILAHYQPVGFLCLSHSVCQPLFEELLLLLQPLSLLPFNLDLLFEHHLMQMGKEQQQQKELLRVKQDLLLSAHSTLQLMRTRGSSEDPDGCSTAPEACKAGARDGDVSPGHSPDQVASERVKGVGASCGDGDREEEKRKVRDSTWEGKKDKQAGWWYQLMQSSQIYIEGSAEGSKFIRYEKKKKALSAVPRSAETRKVPPPREGVVEGAEACPIAEGTLEERPKAASRPSPEAVAEPPEKTQQVPASEEVKERSWPFWMGSPPDSVLTELKRSKEKETGTQQRPGAAAAAPQEESSSSASESSQPIKWGHLFGSRKMQKEPRQPNRLPSGWLSLDKSVFQLVAQTVGASMWREAAPEPEPQRTEPPEVSPEQRPTRGLSPNPPCEVKALCHHIATEAGQLSFNKGDILQVISKVDGDWLQCSLGSERGLVPIMYVTHPEDEDY, encoded by the exons ATGGATAGTCCACCCAAGCTGACTGGTGAAACACTGATTGTCCATCACATTCCCCTGGTGCATTGCCAGGTCCCTGACAGACAGTGCTGCTCTGTGAACAAAAGGACCAACCCCTTCTGCCAGCCAGAGCTAGGCATCACACGGACCTCTGTCCTTCCAGACAGAGACCTTTCACAGACTGACTCCTTGGTGTACAGCAGCTTTCTCCAAACCTCGGAAACCTCAGCAGAGGCCTCAGACAACAAAGAAGGCAAAGCAAGGAACTTGATTGTCCCTAGCGTCAGTAAGAGGCACAACCCTTTCCTGCTGAATGAGGGTGAAGACCTCAGCATCTTTGGGGATGACTTGGGTCAAAAATCTTTCCACCTTCATAACTCCCTTGTGTCTGGCAAACCTCCCTTTCACCTGCACGAGCTGTCCTTGCCCCCTTTCCACCTCCATGACTCCAACCACATTGTGAAGTCCTGGAACATGGCCAGTCGGTCTGGTGTGGTGGATGGGCAAGAGGACAAAATCAGCAGTGATGATGTCCAGAAGAGGAACAATGTCAACCGGTGCCGCCAGGCCTCAGAACGCATGGAGCTGGATGAATGCAGCTGCCGTCGTGGGAGCTCTTCCAGCTTCTCGTTTGATGGTGGCGACCAGGAATGGAACCAGAACACCGGTGAAGCACTGAGGAATCAGGATGCTCTGCACAGCCGGACATGCAGCTGTTCCAGCTCAGAGCTCCAGCACTGTCGGTGCTACAGTTCATCGAGTCAGTCAGAAGTGACTGACCAACAGATGGGCTACATCAGTGACTCTTCCTGCAACAGCTCCGATGGAGTGCTGGTAAACTTCAGTGCTCTCTACAACAAAATGAATGGCCATTCTCGGTCTAACTTGAATTCAGCCAACCTGTCCTGTGACTCTTCCTTCTGCAGCCACTCAGACACAGGGGCTTTTTACCTGGATTTGCATTCATCACCCACGGAATCCAAGATGTCTTGTGAGTCACATCATCCAGAGAGTTCAGGGAAGGTGTGTGGATGTCACCACTCTTCCTCACCTGTCCTTGATGCTAACTGCAACTCCTACCACCTCCACTGTGAGCCTTGCACTTCAGAAAGCTCAGATCTCACTGCCTGCTTCCAGAGCCAAGCACGGCTCGTTGTGGCCACTCAGAATTATTATAAGTTAGTCACGTGTGACTTGTCTTCCCAGTCATCCCCTAGCCCAGCAGGGTCTTCCATAACTAGCTGCTCAGAAGACCACACCAAAGgtagcccagctcagcccagtgAATACTACCTGTTTAGAAGGCCTGACCTGAGACAAGAAGAAAGCAATGCAGAATGCAGTGAAGCGGAGACAAAGGGAGAAACCACACAGAATATGATTGAGGGTCAGGTCTATGTAAATGTGTCACCACCTAACCTCAACACAGGCCGGCAGCGCTCCAGGAGCTATGATCAGAACCTGGACAGGAGTCCTAGCAGCCGGCTGGGCTCTCTGGAGCGCATGGTGAGCTGTCCCGTTAAGTTGAGTGAAAGTCCAGCAATACCCATCCAGAGTTCTCCCCCAAAGCGAGTGACATCTTTTGCTGAGCTGGCTAAAGGCAGGAGAAAGAACGGCTCTTCCCCACCTCTCCGATCCAGTGGTGATTCCTCCTTGGAGTTCTCCCCTATTCCTGAGACACAGCGGGATTGCCCAACCTTCCTTGAAGAAAGAGCTCGCCGCAGCCAGAGTCTTCCACCCATGCCCTTCGTCCATGGCTTGAACCGGAGCTGTGAGGGCTTCTGCTTGGATCACACCTTTGGAGATGGCCAGGCTTTGCGTTCCACAAAAGACTTAGGCTCCAGTGAGACCATCCCTGGTGGGCGGGGGGCAGGTGAGCAagcctctctctccctgctcacGGAGGCTGATGCCAGCTGCTCAGGTAGCTCTGCCAGTGGCTGCGGACAAAGAGATGTTAGAGTTCGAGCAGACG GTGGTGGCACAGACAGCAAACCTGTGGTACGCTACAGCAAGGACCAGCGTCCCACGACTCTGCCTATCCAGCCCTTCGTTTTCCAACACCATTTCAGCAAGCCACCCAAGGCACGTGCCCTGCACAGCCATTTTGCCTCTAGCCTTTCTCAACTCTACAGTTTGGCCAGCAACCGGCCTGCCAACCAGCAGACCTCCTCCAATTCCCAGTCCTCAGCCTCAGCCACCTCAGCAGAGCGGTCAGTGGTGGCAGGGAGCCAAGCTCACAGCACACTCCTGACCCAGCGCTCAGCAGATGGAGCTGCCTCTCTCAATGATGGCTGCATTAAGAAGCCTGCCCCTGAAACAACTCGGCCATCCCCCTTGGGGAGTTACTCTCCTGTGCGATGCAATGTGCCTTTCTTCCAGAGTGTggactcctcctcttcctcgcccaCTGCAGAGAGAGCTGGAGAGAGCCAGCCTCCCAGGAGCAGGTCCTGTCCCATCTCTGCCAGCCTGCTTCCCACGAGGTCTTCCCCAGCTGTCAGTGCCAGGCAACCTGCCCAGGCCACCAAAGCTGATACCATGAGGCAAAAGGAGAACCCCAAGCCAGTTCCCAAGAAGGAGGCACCGCTGGAGCCAAGCCCGCCACTCTCTGAGTACCGACTCCACAGTgggtccctcctgcccctctcagtGGGTGGTATGCACATGAGCAGAGTGGGAGGCCATGCAGAGCCCCACTGGAGGAGTGGCAGCGAGACCAGCAGCTCTAGTTCCCTGAGCAACATGGGCATACGGCCTGTCAATG GACAGTCTATGAGGCAACTCCAGCTTACCTACACTGACTTCTTCCCTGACTACTTCTCATTAGCGGAGAAACCCCCTGCTGAGTTCTGCCTCTCCCCAGATGGCAACACAGAGTCTATCTCCATCGACTTGCTGCAGAAGAAGG GTCTGGTGAAGGCAATCAACACTGCTGTTGACCTGATTGTGGCTCACTTTGGAACAAGCAGGGACCCAGGGGTGAAG GCCAAGCTTGGGAACAGCTCCGTGAGCCCCAACGTGGGGCATCTCATCTTGAAATATCTGTGCCCTGCTGTCCGGGACATCCTGAGTGACGGGCTGAAGGCTTATGTCCTGGATATGATCATTGGCCAGAGGAGAAACATCCCCTGGAGCGTGGTAGAGGCATCTACCCAGCTGG GCCCCTCCACCAAGTTGCTGCACAGCCTCTACAGCAAGATCAGCCAGTACACAGAGTTGACCAACCACACCATGAGGTTCAATGCGTTCATCTTTGGCCTTCTCAA tatCCGGTCCTTGGAGTTCTGGTTCAACCACCTCTACAACCATGAAG ATATCATCCTGGCACACTACCAACCGGTAGGCTTCTTGTGCCTATCTCACAGTGTGTGCCAGCCTCTTTTTGAggagcttctgctgctgctccagcctctctctctgctgccctTCAACCTAGACCTCCTTTTTGAGCACCACCTGATGCAGATGGGCAaagagcagcaacagcaaaaggaGTTGCTGCGTGTGAAACAGGACCTGCTGCTTTCTGCACACTCCACCCTGCAGCTCATGCGGACGAGAGGCAGCAGCGAAGATCCTGATGGCTGCAGCACTGCCCCTGAGGCGTGTAAAGCAGGTGCTAGAGATGGTGATGTGTCACCAGGCCACAGCCCCGACCAAGTTGCAAGCGAGAGAGTCAAGGGGGTGGGGGCCTCCTGTGGAGACGGCgacagggaggaagagaagagaaaggtgCGAGACAGCAcatgggaggggaagaaagaCAAGCAGGCAGGCTGGTGGTACCAGCTTATGCAGAGCTCCCAGATTTACATTGAAGGCTCAGCTGAAGGCTCAAAGTTTATCCGctatgaaaagaagaagaaggctTTGAGTGCTGTGCCCAGGTCAGCTGAGACTCGCAAGGTACCGCCTCCCCGTGAAGGGGTGGTGGAGGGCGCAGAGGCCTGCCCAATTGCCGAGGGCACCTTGGAGGAGAGGCCCAAGGCTGCCAGCAGGCCAAGCCCTGAGGCTGTGGCAGAGCCTCCAGAAAAGACCCAGCAAGTACCAGCCAGTGAAGAGGTCAAGGAACGAAGCTGGCCCTTCTGGATGGGAAGCCCCCCAGATTCAGTGCTTACAGAGCTGAAGCGCAGCAAGGAGAAAGAGACTGGGACTCAGCAAAGAccgggggcagcagcagcagccccccaagaggagagcagcagcagtgcaTCGGAGAGCAGCCAGCCCATCAAGTGGGGACACTTGTTTGGGTCCAGGAAGATGCAGAAAGAGCCCAGACAGCCCAACAG GTTGCCCTCTGGCTGGCTAAGCTTGGACAAGTCTGTGTTCCAGCTGGTGGCCCAGACAGTTGGGGCAAGCATGTGGCGAGAAGCAGCCCCTGAGCCGGAGCCCCAACGGACGGAGCCACCTGAAGTGTCACCTGAACAGCGACCGACTCGGGGGCTGTCTCCCAACCCTCCCTG tgAAGTGAAAGCTCTTTGCCATCACATTGCCACTGAGGCAGGACAGCTGAGCTTCAACAAAGGGGACATCCTGCAGGTCATTTCCAAGGTGGATGGTGACTGGCTGCAGTGCAGCCTCGGCTCCGAGAGGGGACTGGTGCCCATCATGTATGTCACCCACCCAGAGGACGAGGACTATTGA